A window of Babesia microti strain RI chromosome III, complete genome contains these coding sequences:
- a CDS encoding U6 snRNA-associated Sm-like protein LSm1, putative (LSM1) (overlaps_old_locusTagID:BBM_III00705) — protein MILFSQLIWYSDVVVLYIGMEVLPVEEGAIPNWICSLEEELGSLIWVSLRDDTFYVGIFKTFDQYGNVVLSDAVQKIVVPEKRIFSDLYNGHLIIRGESIAYFCAIDTARYVEQFCYNPTSSSLADKAIINFVPLEEALKCMELNRIGIETIEGMEM, from the exons ATGATTTTGTTCTCACAGTTAATATGGTATAGTGATGTTGTGGTGCTGTACATTGGGATGGAGGTGCTTCCCGTGGAGGAGGGCGCCATACCTAATTGGATCTGTTCACTTGAGGAGGAGTTGGGTTCACTGATATGGGTTTCCCTACGTGACGATACCTTCTATGTTGgcatatttaaaacatttgACCAGTACGGCAACGTAGTTCTGTCAGACGCAGTGCAGAAGATCGTTGTTCCCGAAAAACGCATTTTCAGCGATCTCTACAATG gTCATTTGATCATTCGTGGAGAAAGTATTGCCTACTTTTGTGCGATTGATACTGCTAGATATGTCGAACAGTTCTGCTACAACCCGACGTCTAGTTCCCTAGCCGATAAAGCTATCATAAACTTCGTACCCCTCGAGGAGGCACTAAAGTGTATGGAATTGAACAGAATAGGGATCGAGACCATAGAAGGAATGGAAATGTAA
- a CDS encoding ethanolamine kinase (overlaps_old_locusTagID:BBM_III00705;~overlaps_old_locusTagID:BBM_III00710) translates to MSNSLFSSKTNRRYAVNGDYILQKAAELTAATLCTNNTSKLSFIQIKGGITNLIYRVESTESDNKVLVRIYGDKTDYIINREREMAICEVLFKIGLSKNIYGCFEGGQIEEWIEGTIMSDDNVKDSIIMNGIAKTMKRLHSVPLCDKFYIKTEVEGYTSSLYKGKSFLFAKIKMLYHRVMSKSSDLKANFPEFDFGKIKLDIEVLEQICDEANSPVVLCHGDLLPANIVLTKEGIRFIDFEYSCPMERGYDIANHLMEYTGCQADWSRLPTHEEESQFLSYYLDTSSTEDIEILRDEIRPFYLASNLFWGLWGLFQYYYSNVDFCFGDYAKKKLRFFMCPEQRSKYGWITS, encoded by the exons atgAGTAACAGTCTATTTAGTAGTAAAACCAATCGGAGATATGCAGTAAATGGTGACTATATTTTGCAGAAGGCTGCAGAACTAACCGCTGCAACTCTGtgtacaaataatacatcaaaattatcgTTTATACAGATTAAGGGAGGAATTACTAACTTGATTTATCGCGTAGAGAGTACAGAATCTGACAATAAGGTGCTGGTGCGAATTTATG GAGATAAGACGGACTACATAATCAACCGAGAGAGGGAAATGGCAATTTGTGAGGttttattcaaaattggcCTATCTAAGAATATATATGGCTGCTTTGAG GGAGGCCAAATCGAGGAATGGATTGAAGGGACCATCATGTCGGATGATAATGTCAAAGACtcaattattatgaatGGAATTGCCAAAACTATGAAAAGGTTGCATAGTGTACCTCTATGcgacaaattttacatcaAAACTGAAGTCGAAGGATACACGTCTAGCCTATATAAGGGGAAGTCATTTCTCTTTGCTAAGATAAAAATGCTTTACCACAGGGTCATGTCCAAGTCTAGTGACTTGAAAGCCAACTTTCCAGAATTTGACTTTGGCAAAATAAAACTC GACATTGAAGTGCTGGAACAAATATGCGATGAAGCTAATTCGCCCGTAGTTCTGTGCCACGGAGATTTACTTCCTGCAAATATAGTACTCACCAAAGAAG GAATTAGATTTATAGACTTTGAGTATTCCTGTCCCATGGAAAGGGGCTATGATATAGCAAATCATTTGATGGAATACACGGGATGTCAAGCAGATTGGTCAAGGCTACCCACACATGAAGAGGAGAGTCAGTTTTTAAG TTACTACCTCGACACATCATCTACGGAAGATATTGAGATCCTTAGGGATGAGATTAGACCATTTTATCTCGCATCCAACCTCTTTTGGG GATTGTGGGGTTTATTTCAATACTATTATTCCAACGTTGATTTTTGCTTCGGCGACTATGCCAAGAAGAAACTAAGATTTTTCATGTGTCCAGAACAGCGCAGTAAATACGGCTGGATTACATCTTGA
- a CDS encoding autophagy-related protein 7 (overlaps_old_locusTagID:BBM_III00700), whose translation MDEPIKCKIRNFECQIDDSFFVELYKRRLRSYKTAEVALCITANITNGVLQLNEASFQNTFGCTGLLVCFNTFAEFSGSCDFEMVESQYSILTHPLEVDFDNNDLNYYTSKLSKFAIFTYVDLIKLVCHYRIIPLGNFNFMGYTSQKDGIDVITTAMEKFWGFEKIFLLKNKKIKSLNSLNILTNPSKLDATIQLLVISDTESVNSMSLHLANVLSYVCNRCDLTQLYVYFANSNGVEFVKLIVKYSERWEIVNSIICGTRVLNNNNGIDMSDLASNLHFELALWRIIPELDRDKMGNLSIAILGMGTLGCAIATQLLNWGIRHITLVDSGRVSYFNIGRQSLYTLDDAKNGKLKVYAASDNLRKICPNLNVKGYNLDIPMLGYSIYLSDFNKLERSVNLLCDIVCGNDVLFMVTDSRESRWLPTLLISHRNWGNSPVGVTNKGTLGIVASIGFDSCLVSRQSFRGFNGSCYFCGDFVAPTNTQITGLSDEICTVTRPGIAPICASLAVELVAALTQSHLSFSAMHGDSSAKSCLGSTPQTIRFNLSNYSASTYCNERNPKCICCSSAVVEAYDEGKLDFLKQVIAKPDLLVALTHLDKMDICDDVITL comes from the exons ATGGATGAGCCAATTAAGTGtaaaattagaaattttgAGTGTCAAATTGACGATTCATTCTTCGTTGAGCTATACAAACGCAGGCTACGTAGTTACAAAACCGCTGAAGTCGCCCTTTGTATCACTGCAAATATCACTAATGGCGTGTTGCAATTGAATGAAGCTTCCTTTCAGAATACATTTGGTTGCACCGGATTGTTGGTTTGTTTTAACACATTTGCTGAGTTTTCTGGTAGTTGTGACTTTGAGATGGTGGAATCTCAGTACAGCATTCTTACACACCCACTAGAGGTAGATTTCGACAATAAtgatctaaattattacaccAGCAAGTTGAgtaaatttgcaatatttacTTATGTGGACTTGATTAAACTTGTTTGCCACTATCGCATCATACCACTgggcaattttaatttcatgGGCTATACATCCCAGAAAGATGGCATTGATGTTATTACTACGGCTATGGAGAAATTTTGGGGATTTGAAAAGATCTTTctactaaaaaataaaaaaattaaatccTTAAATTCACTCAATATTCTCACTAACCCATCGAAATTAGACGCGACAATACAATTGCTTGTGATATCTGACACTGAAAGTGTTAATTCTATGTCATTGCATTTGGCTAATGTCTTATCATATGTGTGCAATAGATGTGATTTAAcacaattatatgtatattttgccAATAGTAATGGCGTTGAATTTGTAAAGTTGATAGTTAAGTATTCGGAAAGGTGGGAAATCGTCAATAGTATAATTTGCGGGACAAGAGTACTGAACAACAACAATGGCATTGATATGAGTGATCTAGCGTCAAATTTGCACTTTGAGCTAGCGTTGTGGCGAATTATTCCCGAATTGGATCGTGATAAAATGGGGAATTTATCAATCGCAATTTTAGGAATGGGTACACTGGGATGTGCAATAGCCACTCAGCTTCTCAATTGGGGTATAAG ACACATAACTCTTGTAGATTCTGGGAGGGTTTCATACTTTAATATTGGCAGGCAATCTCTGTACACACTTGACGATGCG AAAAATGGCAAGTTGAAAGTATATGCTGCCAGTGATAACTTACGGAAGATATGCCCCAATTTGAACGTAAAAGGATATAATCTGGACATACCAATGCTGG GCTactcaatttatttgaGCGACTTCAATAAACTGGAAAGAAGTGTCAATTTGCTTTGCGATATTGTTTGTGGGAATGACGTATTATTTATGGTAACTGACAGTAGGGAATCACGGTGGTTACCCACTTTGTTGATTTCGCATAg gaATTGGGGAAATAGTCCTGTTGGCGTCACAAATAAGGGCACGTTGGGCATAGTTGCTTCCATTGGGTTCGATTCCTGCCTGGTATCCAGGCAGAGCTTTAGAGGTTTTAATGGGTCTTGTTATTTTTGTGGCGATTTCGTAGCTCCTACTAACACACAAATCACGGG GCTAAGTGACGAAATATGTACTGTAACTCGTCCAGGGATAGCTCCTATTTGTGCTTCCCTAGCTGTAGAATTGGTGGCGGCACTAACCCAATCTCACTTATCTTTTTCAGCTATGCACGGTGACAGTAGCGCTAAATCCTGTCTTGGCAGTACTCCACAGACAATAAGATTTAACTTATCAA ATTACTCAGCATCTACTTACTGCAATGAGAGAAACCCCAAGTGCATTTGCTGCTCAAGTGCAGTAGTTGAGGCTTACGATGAAGGGAAATTGGATTTCCTGAAGCAA GTCATTGCTAAGCCAGATTTACTGGTTGCACTTACACATCTGGACAAAATGGACATTTGTGATGATGTTATTACTTTGTGA
- a CDS encoding tRNA synthetase class II core domain (G H P S and T), with amino-acid sequence MSDKLVIKDHSTHKFSPDPQFIAKRLALFQQLYEAQQTKLDSLEKQSISVELPDGTVVEATTATKPIEIISRFSKGESRKAIVAQILTRDNTSDIDHKIGELSIDDDEGSISGKNGWKLWDLNRPLEESCKLNWLTFDSKEGSKVFWHSSAHLLGYALEKLYGAYLGIGPPITKGYYYDSYIGNKTLHPSSDEKIEEVINDIVAKNLPFERLVCTKEEALQLMCHNPFKQELIHKKLSDGDNTVCYRCGDFVDLCMGPHLPSTGYVKSNKIMKFSSAYWLGDSKSDSMQRVYGVSFPDKANLNNYLKFLEEAKQRDHRVLGTNLGLFYLDSNESPGSCFWLPKGAKFYNRLIEFLRHQYALRGYQEVITPNIFSCDLWKKSGHYDNYRESMFIFDVEGKEWGMKPMNCPGHCILFKHMNLSYRQLPLRMADFGVLHRNELSGSLSGLIRVRRFQQDDAHIFCTPDQINEEIVSLLSFLLKVYGLFGFTCEFKLSTKPSKAIGDTALWNKSEAALEEALNSLNLNWTLNPGEGAFYGPKIDVLVKDCLDRDHQCGTIQLDFNLPQRFNLEYRDSNFEETVNEKSVTNTDSEKHTTRHGWSRPVLIHRAIFGSLERFIAILLEQTNGKLPFWLNPCQAVVIPVADRHLEYAKEVNRLLISQGFNSNIDATCSTVNRKIRQAQLEQVNYMIVVGDRETETKTVTLRARDSPDRQKTTSLQDMIEIFKELNKWPI; translated from the exons ATGTCCGATAAACTTGTTATCAAAGACCATTCCACCCATAAATTCTCACCAGATCCTCAATTCATTGCCAAAAGGTTGGCCCTTTTCCAACAGTTATATGAGGCTCAGCAGACAAAACTTGACA GCTTGGAAAAACAGTCTATTTCGGTGGAATTGCCAGATGGAACAGTTGTTGAGGCTACTACCGCAACTAAACCAAtagaaattatatcaaGATTTTCAAAGGGGGAATCTAGAAAAGCCATAGTTGCACAG ATTTTAACCAGAGATAATACCAGTGACATTGACCATAAAATTGGAGAATTGTCAATAGATGACGATGAGGGGTCAATCAGCGGTAAAAATGGCTGGAAGCTTTGGGATTTAAATAGACCATTAGAAGAGAGTTGCAAACTTAATTGGTTAACATTCGATTCAAAAGAGGGTTCCAAGGTATTTTGGCACTCAAGCGCCCATTTACTTG GCTATGCCCTAGAAAAGTTGTATGGAGCCTACTTGGGAATTGGTCCACCCATTACCAAGGGCTATTATTACGATAGCTATATTGGCAATAAAACACTTCATCCCTCATCGGATGAGAAGATTGAGGAGGTAATAAACGATATTGTAGCAAAAAACTTGCCCTTTGAGCGTCTTGTATGTACCAAGGAGGAGGCACTGCAATTAATGTGTCACAATCCTTTTAAGCAAGAACTTATACATAAAAAGTTGTCGGATGGGGATAATACTGTTTGCTATCGCTGCGGTGATTTCGTTGACTTATGCATGGGACCTCACCTGCCCTCGACTGGCTATGTCAAATCTAACAagataatgaaattttcTTCGGCCTATTGGCTAGGGGATTCCAAATCGGATTCAATGCAAAGAGTTTATGGGGTTTCATTTCCAGATAAGGCGAATCTCAATAACTACctcaaatttttggaagAAGCAAAGCAACGGGATCACCGTGTTCTTGGTACCAATCTTGGGttgttttatttagattcCAACGAAAGTCCAG GCTCATGCTTCTGGCTACCAAAGGgtgcaaaattttataacagATTAATCGAATTTTTAAGA CATCAATATGCTTTGAGGGGTTATCAAGAGGTTATCActccaaatatttttagttGTGATTTATGGAAAAAGTCTGGGCATTATGACAACTACCGGGAGTCAATGTTTATTTTTGACGTGGAGGGAAAGGAATGGGGAATGAAACCTATGAATTGTCCTGGTCATTGTATACTATTTAAGCATATGAACTTGAGTTATCGTCAGTTACCCCTTAGGATGGCTGACTTTGGGGTCTTGCACCGCAATGAGTTATCAGGGTCCCTAAGCGGTTTGATAAGGGTACGTCGATTCCAGCAAGATGACGCTCACATTTTCTGTACCCCTGATCAAATTAATGAAGAAATTGTTTCGCTGCTAAGCTTTTTGTTGAAAGTATACGGGCTATTTGGTTTCACTTGTGAATTTAAACTATCGACTAAGCCTTCCAAGGCAATAGGTGATACTGCACTCTGGAACAAGTCTGAAGCGGCCCTTGAAGAAGCTTTAAATTCGCTTAATTTGAACTG GACATTGAACCCTGGAGAAGGCGCTTTTTATGGCCCCAAAATCGATGTGTTGGTAAAAGACTGTTTGGACCGTGATCATCAATGTGGAACAATTCAACTTGATTTTAATTTGCCACAAAGGTTCAATCTAGAATACCGCGATTCCAACTTTGAAGAAACAGTAAATGAAAAATCAGTTACAAACACAGATAGTGAGAAGCATACAACTCGCCATGGTTGGTCCAGGCCTGTACTTATCCATAGAGCTATTTTTGGTTCTTTGGAACGCTTTATAGCCATTTTGTTAGAACAAACAAATGGTAAACTTCCTTTTTGGTTGAACCCTTGCCAGGCCGTGGTAATACCTGTCGCTGATCGCCATTTGGAATATGCCAAGGAGGTTAATCGCCTCCTCATTTCCCAAG GCTTCAATTCCAACATTGATGCCACCTGCAGCACTGTAAATAGGAAGATTAGGCAGGCTCAGTTGGAGCAGGTCAACTATATGATTGTCGTGGGCGATAGAGAAACTGAAACTAAAACGGTTACATTGAGGGCTAGAGATTCGCCGGATCGACAAAAGACCACGAGTCTCCAGGATATGATTGAGATTTTTAAGGAACTAAACAAATGGCCTATTTGA
- a CDS encoding conserved Plasmodium protein, unknown function (overlaps_old_locusTagID:BBM_III00705;~overlaps_old_locusTagID:BBM_III00710), whose translation MGEVGTDQMLPINRGELDLTSRELISLGKELGGDSKWRFLALPNDEYIIKPKPIPKLRGIHHSSSINSCTSMPSMSIDQSHPLYELINNSHAAIAKSPHWLKKVHKILLVLCSNCNCNGFMSKIHANDPQFHEISSRVSPLKYITLQDVLEKLVNYGYESTSEALCDIYCVLICAFRLVDPGSEEWLKIHRISTLLSNLVVSENLKDNYMLNSDNQRNNCHRHANFHGYAKRTQGSDMGKNCENKHIYQEDFGKSQSELEFEQELLRIAANKKTAFEFIPSPPTPSPNVPPITYEERLEFQELLSTLPEECHLDLFTTFENTATWKNVGDEIELDDHATDPLVFRSLIQWARDRQLKM comes from the exons ATGGGTGAAGTGGGCACTGACCAGATGTTACCAATTAACCGCGGAGAGTTGGATCTAACGTCACGCGAATTAATTTCCCTAGGAAAA GAGTTGGGGGGAGACAGTAAGTGGAGATTCTTAGCGTTGCCgaatgatgaatatatcatcaaGCCCAAACCCATTCCCAAATTACGCGGTATTCACCACTCCTCTTCCATTAACAG TTGTACCTCCATGCCGTCCATGTCAATTGATCAATCACATCCCCTCTATGAACTAATAAACAATTCTCATGCTGCAATTGCTAAGAGTCCACATTGGTTAAAGAAGGTGCATAAGATTTTGTTAGTTCTATGCAGTAACTGTAATTGCAACGGGTTCATGAGTAAGATTCACGCGAATGACCCGCAGTTTCACGAAATTTCATCTCGAGTTTCGCCCctaaaatatatcactttGCAGGATGTCTTAGAAAAACTAGTCAACTATGGCTATGAATCCACATCTGAAGCATTGTGTGACATTTACTGCGTGCTAATTTGTGCCTTTAGGCTCGTGGACCCTGGGAGCGAAGAATGGCTAAAAATACATAGAATCTCGACGCTTCTATCAAATTTGGTCGTTtcagaaaatttgaaagATAATTACATGCTTAATAGTGATAATCAACGCAATAATTGCCATAGACATGCAAACTTTCATGGTTATGCAAAACGAACTCAAGGTAGCGATATGGGAAAGAATTGTGAAAATAAACACATTTATCAAGAGGATTTTGGGAAATCCCAATCGGAGCTCGAATTTGAGCAAGAACTTTTGCGTATTGCAGCGAATAAAAAAACAGCTTTCGAATTTATACCTTCACCCCCCACGCCCTCACCCAATGTCCCTCCAATTACCTATGAGGAAAGGCTTGAATTCCAGGAACTATTATCTACACTACCTGAAGAATGTCATTTGGATCTATTTACCACATTTGAGAACACTGCCACGTGGAAGAACGTGGGTGATGAGATAGAGTTGGATGACCATGCCACAGATCCGTTAGTGTTTAGGTCATTAATCCAATGGGCTAGGGATCGACAACTCAAGATGTAA
- a CDS encoding ATP-binding cassette, sub-family F, member 3 (overlaps_old_locusTagID:BBM_III00695), which translates to MRRHTYLWRIFTLLLIITQTSTYIVHDNDKIPLLCAKKHKTPMSTDHKIGSLIGLNRRSKDSQTSPILILRNASLWRKDRQILANINLQINPGDRIGIIGNNGAGKSTLIKLIHSCVSNSPVTDALITCDQTIYRGDKLNELGSTVNSERFYFILGIWLSLQMCNSTHSCAKYAIEKFLSDMEGLKFDQFYRIIISKIGNNLNINTCTMADNNKIVHMHQDFRKELNMENTLVTEIARFLQPIFIKERFTRFVSDNIEALQSIADESNDSGVVEHVKNLLNTYNQNGTLINRQFIEYRNRTDKLIKLFELESYKNLQLGHLSTGLIVRSYILLSLLQNPDLMLLDEPTNNLDVKNSEFLAEALKEVVDNHKISVLAVSHDEIFLNRYSNIIWECPGDGSVEIIKGNYDRFINYKNDKIKRVQLRKSRLITLITKLRDKNGDSASAKNFRGAKGTKSDGKRFTEKITNYTKEIEQLRITRGPLELSKYSTLYGKSLQIGECENLFNEKRFKSLQNNELFCKGSPCKFVEGSLLEFRNYTITKSSKQATSSGCDAQTDIISGYSFNIKEGANIAIMGKNGVGKSTLIKSIFRVLDDGFTVTGDVKQAKSNIRINYFPQLHIKLFDTPTEVLKLLLDIANGNISLEGSLYHSLEGYHDFDHKSSNVEGDLKQIMANFHIDDTISNSMICKCSSGEKSRITLSLLFMRDCNLLVLDEPTNHLDTFLKSYLVFLLNNIFEGKFIIITHDEEFIKRLNIHYVLYLLDKNTIYTIDRGTEFIRDYYAQVHSNDFKLREFLEERGTTSIGGSEIKMDSSGERLADVLERREMEREDERIRETKRRASFGGNNISNTPRIKNFNRWK; encoded by the coding sequence ATGCGGAGACACACTTACTTGTGGCGCATATTTACATTACTACTTATTATCACACAAACTTCCACTTACATTGTACATGACAATGACAAAATTCCACTTTTGTGTGCAAAAAAGCACAAAACACCCATGTCTACTGATCATAAAATCGGTTCATTGATTGGATTGAATCGCAGATCTAAGGATTCCCAAACCAGTCCAATATTGATACTTCGAAACGCTTCGCTGTGGCGAAAAGATAGACAGATTTTGGCTAATATAAACCTGCAAATTAATCCAGGCGATAGGATAGGCATAATTGGTAATAATGGCGCAGGGAAATCCACTTTAATTAAGCTAATTCACAGTTGTGTTAGCAATTCGCCGGTAACAGACGCGCTAATTACATGTGACCAGACTATTTACCGCGGGGATAAACTCAATGAATTAGGATCTACAGTTAATAGTGAACGGTTTTACTTTATTCTTGGCATTTGGTTATCCCTTCAAATGTGTAATTCAACCCACAGCTGTGCCAAATatgcaattgaaaaattccTTAGCGACATGGAGGGGTTGAAATTTGACCAATTTTATCGCATTATAATTAGCAAGATTGGCAATAATCtcaatataaatacatgtACTATGGCAGACAATAATAAGATAGTCCATATGCATCAGGACTTTAGGAAAGAACTCAATATGGAAAATACATTGGTGACTGAAATTGCTAGGTTCCTCCAGCCCATATTCATAAAAGAAAGGTTTACCCGTTTTGTCAGTGATAACATCGAGGCATTACAGAGTATTGCAGACGAGAGTAATGATAGTGGTGTGGTTGAGCATGTGAAGAATTTGTTGAACACTTACAACCAAAATGGTACACTCATTAATAGGCAATTTATTGAGTATAGGAATAGGACAGATAAATTGATCAAGTTGTTCGAATTGGAATcttataaaaatttgcaactAGGACATTTAAGTACTGGATTAATTGTTCGTTCctacatattattatcgCTGCTGCAAAACCCCGACCTGATGCTATTGGACGAGCccacaaataatttagacgTAAAAAATTCGGAATTTTTGGCAGAAGCGCTGAAAGAGGTGGTAGataatcacaaaatttCGGTTTTGGCAGTATCTCATGATGAAATATTCCTCAACAGATATAGTAACATTATTTGGGAGTGCCCGGGCGATGGATCCGTGGAGATTATTAAGGGCAATTATGACAGgtttataaattacaagAATGACAAGATCAAACGGGTACAACTGAGGAAGAGTAGATTGATAACACTGATCACAAAACTTCGCGACAAGAATGGAGATTCGGCATCTGCAAAGAATTTTAGGGGCGCAAAGGGCACAAAGAGCGATGGGAAGAGATTTACcgaaaaaattacaaattataccAAAGAAATAGAACAGCTACGGATCACTAGGGGTCCATTAGAACTCTCTAAATACTCTACACTCTATGGTAAATCCTTACAGATCGGAGAGtgtgaaaatttgttcaatGAGAAGCGGTTTAAAAGTTTACAAAATAATGAGTTATTTTGTAAGGGTTCTCCCTGCAAGTTTGTCGAGGGTTCCCTTTTGGAGTTTCGAAATTACACAATAACTAAATCATCAAAACAAGCCACATCATCTGGCTGTGATGCACAAACAGATATTATTTCTGGTTACTCATTTAACATTAAAGAGGGTGCTAACATTGCTATAATGGGCAAAAATGGTGTAGGGAAATCAACACTTATTAAATCTATTTTTAGAGTGTTGGATGACGGATTTACAGTGACAGGGGATGTAAAACAGGCCAAGAGCAACATAAGGATCAACTATTTCCCACAATTGCACATTAAACTGTTTGACACGCCTACTGAAgttttgaaattattactGGATATAGCAAATGGTAATATTAGTCTGGAGGGCAGCTTATATCATTCATTGGAAGGTTATCACGATTTTGACCATAAATCTAGTAATGTTGAGGGGGATCTAAAACAGATtatggcaaattttcatatagATGATACCATTTCCAATAGTATGATATGCAAATGTAGTTCAGGGGAAAAGTCAAGAATAACATTATCCCTCTTGTTTATGAGAGATTGCAATTTACTAGTACTTGATGAACCAACAAACCACCTAGATACCTTTTTGAAATCTTATTTGGTctttttgttaaataacatttttgaAGGCAAGTTCATCATCATAACGCACGACGAAGAATTTATAAAGCGACTAAATATACACTACGTACTTTATctattggataaaaataCCATATATACTATTGATAGGGGCACTGAATTCATAAGGGACTATTATGCACAAGTTCACAgtaatgattttaaacTGCGGGAATTTCTGGAAGAAAGAGGTACTACTTCTATAGGTGGTAGCGAAATTAAAATGGATTCTAGCGGTGAGAGACTTGCAGACGTGCTGGAGAGAAGAGAAATGGAGAGGGAGGATGAAAGGATCAGGGAAACTAAGAGAAGAGCGTCTTTTGGCGGTAATAATATCAGTAACACACCCAGAATTAAGAACTTTAATAGGTGGAAGTAA
- a CDS encoding Protein tyrosine kinase (overlaps_old_locusTagID:BBM_III00715) translates to MVKLPLICCHSESHGLYRHVKFIGKGSYGTMTLARDSDDNLWVVKKIDLTQLGNREKKLCLTEIEIISNIHHPYIVEYRESFVEDGKLNIVMQYCAGGDLYKYISYQRKRGIPIKEERIVEWVSQILAAVKFLHQHHILHRDLKSLNILIDSDKRIRICDFGVSKVLKATLDSAQTMIGTPYYFSPELIEGHDYNWPSDIWALGCLVYELSTFKTPYDGAKGMKQLCHMIRTKEIPNLPDYYSDELNALYKSMLAYDYRLRLSASELLATPIIQKKLKEMLQRVESTLADGTTFADSNTVVNTSATGNSVVWGDTDEIQTAKEYMSVGSILANEVSSQMPQLPQMGDI, encoded by the exons ATGGTCAAATTGCCTCTAATTTGTTGTCAC AGTGAGAGCCATGGCTTGTATAGACATGTGAAGTTCATAGGCAAGGGTTCTTACGGAACAATGACGCTGGCTCGCGATTCGGATGACAATTT GTGGGTTGTGAAAAAGATCGATTTAACGCAACTCGGTAACAGGGAAAAGAAACTATGCCTAACCGAAATAGAG ataatatcaaatatacatCACCCTTACATTGTAGAATATCGGGAAAGTTTTGTGGAAGATGGGAAACTGAACATCGTAATGCAATATTGTGCTG GCGGCGATTtgtacaaatatatttcatatcAGAGGAAAAGAGGTATTCCAATCAAGGAAGAAAGGATTGTAGAATGGGTTTCCCAAATTTTGGCAGCCGTCAAGTTTTTACACCAACATCACATACTGCACAGGG ACTTGAAATCACTAAACATACTAATCGACTCTGATAAAAGGATAAGAATATGCGATTTTGGCGTAAGCAAGGTGCTTAAGGCCACATTAGATTCGGCCCAGACTATGATTGGCACCCCCTACTACTTCTCCCCTGAACTCATAGAA GGACATGATTACAACTGGCCCTCCGACATATGGGCTTTGGGTTGTCTTGTATACGAACTATCAACATTTAAGACGCCATATGACGGAGCAAAGGGTATGAAACAACTCTGTCACATGATACGCACCAAAGAG ATTCCAAATCTACCAGATTATTACTCAGATGAGTTGAACGCATTGTACAAGTCAATGCTGGCGTACGACTATCGATTGAGACTGTCAGCCAGCGAATTGTTAGCCACACCTATAATCCAAAAAAAGCTTAAAGAAATGCTGCAGAGGGTAGAATCCACCCTTGCAGATGGAACGACATTTGCGGATAGCAATACAGTTGTCAATACGAGTGCTACTGGAAATTCAGTAGTTTGGGGAGACACTGACGAAATTCAAACAGCAAAAGAGTATATGAGTGTCGGATCGATTTTGGCAAATGAGGTCAGCTCTCAGATGCCACAGTTACCTCAAATGGGGGATATTTAA